From the Acomys russatus chromosome 8, mAcoRus1.1, whole genome shotgun sequence genome, the window tttatttatgtattcactttatataccaATTGtggccttctccctcctctcctctcagttccaccctccatccctcttcccctacccacgctccctttctcctcagaaaaggggagcccccaacCCACCACAGTACATAAAGTCACATCAGGCCTGATCACATCCTTTTCCTTGTGGGTTGGTGGGGCAGCCCCATCAAGGCAAGTGactccatgtcaaagacagcccctgctcccagtCCTAGAGGGTTCCACGTGAAGATGgaactgcccatcagctacatctgtatggagggcctaggtccagtctatgcatggtccttggttggtgattcagtctctgctATTTCTATTTAAGTGTTTTGAGCAACTCCCATGTTTCTGTTCTCATCAGCAGACACTAAGTTTTCCTGTTTCTGAATGTCTTCCTGGGCTTTGGTGGTCATTTGATTTCTTGGTGATAGCCATTTTAACCACGGGGATGTGGAATCCCAAGGTAGTGTCAATTTGCATCTCCTTGCTAGCTAAGGATACTAAGTATTTATTGCTTGTTTGTAGTTCTTCTTTGGAAAATTATCTATTTAAATCACTTGCTGACTGGACaatttggttttatttggggAGAATTTCATGGATATAATATCTTGCTCTAAAAAAGCTTTTCTTATATGGTTTTATTTGAGGTAACCAGAGCATGACTTGAAGAGAGCCAACATCTCTAGAATTACTTTGAGTTCAAGTCAAAGCACACCTGTTCTCTTCTTGCAAACTCCAGAATAAACTGCAGACAGATCAAGCTCCCTTAATCTAAGCTCAAAGCTGGTCAGGAATTCTAGGAgcaaaggaaagaagataaaggaagcAAACAGAGTAGAAGGTGAACTACATCTGTCGTTCCCTAACGTGAGGGCCTAGCCTTTGGATTTCCTGGAGCTCTGTCTTCAGTGGTTGTATGCGGCCTCAAGAGTGTTCATTGCAGTAGAGTGTCACCTTGAGACAGTCACCTACAAGCCTTCTATCACCAAAAGACCAAAGCTATGAAAGAGCCACCATtaacagagaaaccaaaacttttaaataagaattgtctgaagagaaagaaacagagaggccatatatatatatatggcctaAAGGTAGCATGTACACGTTTGAAGTTACACATGCCATGGAGGCATGGTCAGAGACCATATAATCTCCAAACTTAAAGAAAGGCTCTAATCTGTAgagtctagaacagtggttctaaatcttcctaatgctgcaacactttaatatagttcttcaggTTGTGATGACCTTTACCCAAAcaattacttcattgctactcCATAGCTATATTTTTGCGACTTTTATGAATCAtgttgtaaatatctgatattcaggatatatGATATGCTGCCTCTAAATtgattgtgacccacaggttgagaacatcTGGTCTAGAGGGGGTTTAATGTGGCTAAAGCATGTTCAAATTTTCCTTTCTATCATTAACACAGGAATTTGTCTATTAGCATGTATTCTTGGGGCTATGAGAAGTGGTttagtggttaatagcacttgtTATTATTCTAGAGGGCTTGAGTTTAAGTCAGGTCCCTGAATACGTATGATGGCTCATAATCACCCATATCTACTTCCAGAAGTGCTCTTTTGACTTctgagggcatcaggcatgcatgcgGTACATAAGACACACACGTAGGAAACATCCGtgtacttaaaaaattaaaaaactcatGCAGAATaagttcttaaaatttattttctgtcatttaaacTTGATATCTGAATACTGAAATGAATCCACATGAAGTaagagcttttgttttatttgtttatttacctgttttgttgtttccttaCTGTACtagcagaaaaggagaaaaggaaaggacattGTTTTTCTGGATGACTCAATAGTCTATCTGgcatttttacagttttattagTGATGGAGAAATACCGAGATAAAAATAGACTATGTGAAAAGTGGAATCACTGTAAGCATTGCAGAAGAATGGAATAATAACAGAGTGATATAGGCACATAATTACTAATCAAAGAAAACCATAACTGTTCCATTAAGTTGTGTGTAATTCTCTCCAAATTATCTTTATTAATAACTTTTGACCATAAAAGTTCCATATCATGACTTCCAGTAGAAAtaatcttttcatatttatttatttaataaataagccCTTGTGTGTCATTgaaatttaatatacatttacCTGATAACTAATATTGTCCACCATGTGTTTCATGTATTTGCGTTGTTATTTGGCCTGCTTCTACATCTTTCATGAATTTCCTTTTCATGTGTTTACCAATTTTGAGCTGTGGCTTTTaaggttttttcttcttttttcttttttaaaaatgttatctatttatttattatgtttcttttttaacatatatatttatattattacacatgaataaaataaactacatacaggaggaagaaccatgagacaatcataagttatataaatgttacgttcatagtgatttggctatttgtgtttgtcaaacttgaagcaaacatctttcctatcttgttgggtttaaatttctgaatgaaaataaatatctatcatatcttatctccattagcttaaatcatctatcttgatctaaaaacatcttattcccctaaccaactaagcttgattgtaatactaaactatctggtcttcaaccccatcagagacttgagaaggaataaaacttaaacacctgagtgaactggaagtgaaggttagcagcttctaaaggAACCAGTTCCCTCTCCTTAAGGaacccattaaggccaaagtctgtaaatgTTATCTGCTTAttagataaaacattttttttaagataaaatatcttAAGCCATAAAAATTCCGGAAAATTTTATTTAGACAGAGTCAAGGAAAAGAAGATGAATTCAAAATTCTTTGGACATTTcactaaaatactaaaaaaaacttacacagagaaattgtgatattttaatattaaataaaaaacaagtactTTATAAGATCtaagtctttttctttaatattttcttcagtgaATCCATGACTTGCTTGTTTCTCAGACTATAGATAATTGGATTTAACACAGGAATTATGACCGTGTAAAGCACAGAGTCTATGATATCTTGATCATCCGCTTCTTGAGATGGAGGGAGCACATACATGAAGAGAAGAGGCCCATAGTATAAAGACACAGATAGGAGATGGGCACCACAGGTGGAGAAAGCCTTCCTTATGCCTTGGACAGACTTCCTTTGCAAAATTGTAAACAGCACTAGTGTATAAGATACAATCACAATCACAATGGTAAAGGCTTGAATTAACCCAGCCAAAACAAATACCAATTGAAAATTAATAGTAGAGTCAGTACAAGAAATCTTTAGCAATGGAATAATGTCACAGTAAAAATGATGCACTATATTGGAATTACAGAAGGTTAATAGAAGTAAAAATCCCTCATGTAATGTAGCATGAAGAATCCCACCTACAAAAGATAGGACTAAAAGACATATACATAGTCTATTAGTCATAATCACTGGATACAGTAAAGGTTTGCATATTGCTACGTAGCGATCATAAGCCATGGCTGCCAACAAGAAACATTCTGTAGTTACAAagactgcaaaggaaaaaaattgtatCATGCATTCAGAGAAGGAAATAATTTTACTAATCTGTAAGAAATTAAGTAACATCTTCGGTGTCACTGTGGATGACAAACAAGCATCCACAAAGGCCAGATGACcaaggaagaagtacatggggatGTGAAGGTGAGGGTCATTCCAGATGAGAGTGATCAGACCAAGGTTCCCCACAATAGTGATGAGATAGATCACCAGGAACAGCAAGAAAAGGGGCAGCTGGAGCCCTGGGCGATCAGTGAGCCCTGTAAGAACAAATTCTGTGAGCACAGTtgcatttttcatttctgaatccTCACTGGACATCCCCtgaaatgaaaaacatgaaaaaatgttCACTATGATTTAGAAATCAACTATCAGGAGAGTACATTTGATATAATCTAAATAGCCATATCAATAtggcattttaatttcatttcctatTATTCCAACTTACAGAATATGTTTGAAGAAATCGAAAAACTGAAACATGCAAGtcctttaattattaaaatatgatgAAATAAAGTGGTTAAAATGTTGCTCATATCATTAAAGTGTAGGTCAAATGATCAGTCAACATGTGAAATGACACTATTAGTAATGATTACGCTACAGGGTAAGGTTCTAAAGTTTTTTAGACTACCAAGTTAGTTGCTTTTCACATATTCAGTGTGGGCATAAAAGTCATTAGAGATGTATGGCTTGCCTTCTCAGTTTGTGCTAATAAGTTGAAATTGAACATACAGAAACATTTACAACTTTGTAGTATGAGGACCCTTTGCACATCCCAGTAATGTTTACATAACAACATCAATAGAGTATTGCTAAGGTTTGTATAGTTGAGGACATGCTGTGGACCATGGAGCTGATGACCCAAAAGCATTTGAAGGAGTTAAGTGAAAGGAGCTATAAACAAGAAGGATGACATCTGTAATGTAACTAATTTGGGAGCCATTTGTACTTCATGGCTCCTGGTTGCAGACAAAgttcttgttttaaatgtttctttttcattcaatCCCACACTAAAAATGAACACACATTGACAAAATGGCTCCAAGAAAAAATGTGGATAACCCAGCTGCTGCCTTCCAGAATCACCACCTTCCAGAGTGACATTCTTCAAGAGCAATAACCTCCTTCATCTCTGAAATGTTAGGGTGTGATGTTTCCCCTTGAATGACTTTCTTGATCCCTTGTGGTATTTTCATGACACCAAGCCACATTCTAGCAATTTTTATAATAGGCTCAAATTAGAATCAagagattaagaaaaataaatccctgGTCAAAGTCATACCTATCTGTAATCACTTTACTCAAAGGATGGGAACATGCAAATCATGATGGGACTATAGCAAGAtactatcaattaaaaaaaaaaaactaaccagaaaaGCAAAATGCAGCTAGAGCATGCAGTATTGTGACCCTTAATAGAAGACAGCTattaagaaacagaaagactcacatggtatacactcacttacaattgggcactagctcaaaagttatgtcccacaaaagtctcacttaccaggagattgggatagatgtgaggacatcacactggaactctaggtaagagaaatataggagatggagaagtagaaggacccagaaggtcttagaaacctataagaagaacagcATGATGGGTGGATCGCGGCCCAGgaggagtctgctcaaactattgcactaaccaaggacaatacaagtagtaaatatcaaatccctactctgatctactcaatggacaggacattctccacagttatgtggagagcaggaactgactctgacatgaactctggtgctccatatttgaccacttccccttggtggggaggcctgatgtcactcaaagaaagaataagcaggtttccaagatgagacctgatagcctatgaccatatagtcggggaggaggtcccccgtGGTCTTAGATCTGGGGGAAGGGAATAcggtgagagtgggagggaggaggaatgggaggatacaagtaatgggataataattgagttgtaatctgaagaaattaataaaattaaaaaagaaagaatgaccaAAGAAAAATATACTGACTGGAGTAAAACCCAATGCTTCAGTAGGATAAGCAATAGACATTTCTGATTGCTGAGATTAAGAAGCTTCTGGACTTTGCTGAGAATGGTTTCCTGAATGTGCTTGAGGTAATAATGTCAGAGTGGCAGCAGTAAGTCCATAGTTAGGAAAGACTCTCTGAAAGAGCCACAGATAGTGGGAGTGTGGACAGTTTGTTTGCCCTTTCAGAATTTATAAGCTATTACTTTGGAAACATGCTTGATAAATACATCAGAGGGGATAAAAGGATGTTATCAACAGAAAAAGTACAGGAAATGGAATTTTGGATGcttaaaaaggaggaagagagatatATCCTCAGAAGACACAAGGAACACAGTAAGTGCGGGGTcacaaaatacacaaacacagTAGGCATGAAATCACAAAATACTCAATGAATACAGTGAGTGTGACATCACAAAATAGAGCCACCAGACAAAGAATGGAAAATCAATGAGGGACAGGTTGTTCCATGCCCAGGGTGAATGTCTTCTCCTGCTACTTGCTCATTACTTTGATTACTACCAGCTCTGAGTagtttttcctttagaaaaaattaaaatacatttcttataAATCTGTGCTTCCAAAAGGCAttggatatttaaattttatgtcacAAATTCCGTGCTGTGGTTACATGTTTTACTGATAATTCTTTGCATATTTAAATCTTACCTCATTATGTTATAACTAAATTTA encodes:
- the LOC127192783 gene encoding olfactory receptor 186-like; translation: MKNATVLTEFVLTGLTDRPGLQLPLFLLFLVIYLITIVGNLGLITLIWNDPHLHIPMYFFLGHLAFVDACLSSTVTPKMLLNFLQISKIISFSECMIQFFSFAVFVTTECFLLAAMAYDRYVAICKPLLYPVIMTNRLCICLLVLSFVGGILHATLHEGFLLLLTFCNSNIVHHFYCDIIPLLKISCTDSTINFQLVFVLAGLIQAFTIVIVIVSYTLVLFTILQRKSVQGIRKAFSTCGAHLLSVSLYYGPLLFMYVLPPSQEADDQDIIDSVLYTVIIPVLNPIIYSLRNKQVMDSLKKILKKKT